The nucleotide window ACAAGAGATTGAAACAAAAGACTTCAAGGAGTATATGAGTGACACAGGGATGAATGAATTACAATATGTGGGAAGGAGTTACACATGGACTAACCATCATACTTATAGTAGGATAGACAGGGGGCTTGTGAATGCCAACTGGATAATGACAATGCCAAATATGAAAGTGCAGGTGCTAGAGCCACTAGTATCTGACCATTCACCACTGAAGTTAGTGATCACTCAGGCACAAGGAAAGAAGAACAGGCTATTCAGATTTTTCAATTTCATTGTTGATCACTCACAATTCATGCAACAAATTGAGATAGGTTGGAAAGAAAGGAGTACAAAAGGGATAATGCATGCAGTATGGAACAATCTTAAAAGTACAAAGGAGGCAATCAAAAGAATAAACATGCAGCACTATAAATGGGTTGATGAAAGGATAAAGGAGATTAGGAAGAAGCTGCAGTTGGTGCAAGAGGAAATGAGCTCTAGACTACAGAATAAAGAGCTAATTGAAAAAGAGAAAGCATTGAAGTGTGAACTAGAAAAATGGGGAAAGATTGAAGAGAGTATATACAAACAAAGATCCAGAGTACAATGGTAAGCTAGGGATTCAAACTCAGCCTATTTCTTTGCACAAATAAAGAATATGAGCCATTTGAATGGAATCCAGAGTCTAACAAATGATGTGGGAACTCAGCTTGTAATGGAGGATGATATAGAAGCAAAAATATTAGGGTACTACAAGAAGTTACTGGGGTCAAGAGCTAAAAGTATTCTAGTTATCAACCCAAATGTCATGAAACTGGGTGCAAAGTTAAATAGGGATCAACAGCTTCAGCTtatcaagtcagtaaccaaggaAGAAGTATGGGAAGAACTGAAAGATATTAGTGACCTAAAAGCCCCAGGCTATGATGGGTTTAAGGTTGTGTTCTTTAAGAAATCCTGGCAAATTGTAGGAGAGGATATAACACAGGTTGTAATGGAATTCTTTGAAATAGCTCATATGTATAGACCTGTCAATTGTACTGCAATTACTTTAGTCTCTAAAGTCAGGAACCCTGCTAATGTTAAAGAATACAGACCTATCTCATGATGCATTGTATTATACAAAGTCATCTCCAAGGCATTAACTACGAGGTTGCAAGGAGTTATGGATACACTGATTGACAATACACAGTCTGTATTT belongs to Nicotiana tabacum cultivar K326 chromosome 6, ASM71507v2, whole genome shotgun sequence and includes:
- the LOC142182271 gene encoding uncharacterized protein LOC142182271; this translates as MGDYNAVLHPQDRQYGSEVQEIETKDFKEYMSDTGMNELQYVGRSYTWTNHHTYSRIDRGLVNANWIMTMPNMKVQVLEPLVSDHSPLKLVITQAQGKKNRLFRFFNFIVDHSQFMQQIEIGWKERSTKGIMHAVWNNLKSTKEAIKRINMQHYKWVDERIKEIRKKLQLVQEEMSSRLQNKELIEKEKALKCELEKWGKIEESIYKQRSRVQW
- the LOC142182272 gene encoding uncharacterized protein LOC142182272; the protein is MSHLNGIQSLTNDVGTQLVMEDDIEAKILGYYKKLLGSRAKSILVINPNVMKLGAKLNRDQQLQLIKSVTKEEVWEELKDISDLKAPGYDGFKVVFFKKSWQIVGEDITQVVMEFFEIAHMYRPVNCTAITLVSKVRNPANVKEYRPIS